A DNA window from Hoplias malabaricus isolate fHopMal1 chromosome 5, fHopMal1.hap1, whole genome shotgun sequence contains the following coding sequences:
- the nr4a1 gene encoding nuclear receptor subfamily 4 group A member 1 isoform X2 — MDMSDQREQLSTPSLPSITSLVGGYGCEFDSYSCQIAAAAAASVQDAYKLDDIPVYSCYPGTFTLSYMDDTLHTSSGSNCFGSPTSAPSPSTPGYQPAAAAAWDGAFGPCSPDPGCWGSDKTPLHQAPSFFTFGPVTGNDMSPLGQLQHQMPDQDPFSPSPQQSFSPLSLDHSSKDSSTLLDSQVSPKTKSPTGNEGCCAVCGDNASCQHYGVRTCEGCKGFFKRTVQKNAKYVCLTNKDCPVDKRRRNRCQFCRFQKCLAVGMVKEVVRTDSLKGRRGRLPSKPKPVQETASVSSPMNIIASLVSAHVDSNPPIGKLDYSKYQETMVSLSEKEDANDIQQFYDLLTGSMSVIRKWAESIPAFTAFCKEDQDLLFESAFVELFILRLAYRSNPEKDELIFCNGVVLHRMQCVRGFGDWIDSIMEFSQSLHRMNLDVASFSCLQTLVIITDRHGLKEPKRVEDFQNCLIPCLKEHVAPECPRSAPEAARPNYLSRLLGKLPELRTLCTQGLQRIFYLKLEDLVPPPPIVDKIFMDTLPF, encoded by the exons ATGGACATGAGTGATCAGAGAGAGCAGCTTTCCACTCCTTCCCTGCCGAGCATCACCTCACTGGTCGGAGGCTATGGATGCGAGTTCGATTCCTACTCCTGTCAGATCGCCGCTGCTGCCGCCGCTTCGGTACAAGACGCCTACAAGCTGGACGACATACCAGTCTACAGCTGCTACCCTGGAACTTTTACCCTGAGTTATATGGATGACACGTTGCACACCTCGAGTGGCTCAAACTGTTTCGGTAGTCCGACCTCAGCCCCTTCCCCATCAACTCCTGGTTACCAGCCTGCTGCTGCCGCCGCCTGGGATGGAGCTTTCGGACCTTGCTCTCCTGATCCAGGCTGCTGGGGCTCAGACAAGACTCCCCTCCACCAGGCACCTTCGTTCTTTACTTTTGGCCCCGTCACAGGGAACGACATGTCTCCTCTGGGGCAGCTGCAGCACCAGATGCCTGATCAAGACCCCTTCTCTCCGAGCCCACAACAGAGCTTCAGCCCCCTCAGCCTGGATCACAGCAGCAAGGATAGCTCCACACTGTTGGACAGTCAGGTGTCTCCCAAAACCAAAAGCCCAACAGGGAATGAAGGGTGTTGTGCGGTGTGCGGGGACAACGCATCCTGCCAGCACTACGGAGTCCGCACCTGTGAGGGTTGCAAGGGATTTTTTAAG cgCACAGTACAGAAAAATGCCAAGTACGTGTGTCTAACCAATAAAGACTGTCCAGTGGACAAACGGCGGCGAAACAGGTGTCAGTTCTGCCGCTTTCAGAAGTGCCTGGCCGTAGGCATGGTGAAAGaag TTGTGAGAACAGACAGCCTGAAGGGTAGAAGAGGTCGTCTGCCCTCTAAACCGAAACCAGTCCAAGAAACAGCATCCGTCTCATCTCCTATGAACATCATTGCCTCTCTTGTGTCAGCTCATGTGGATTCAAACCCACCTATCGGAAAACTAGACTATTCAAAG TATCAGGAAACCATGGTGAGCCTGTCTGAAAAGGAGGACGCTaatgacatccagcagtttTATGACCTGCTGACAGGGTCTATGAGTGTGATCAGAAAGTGGGCGGAGAGTATCCCAGCATTCACTGCCTTCTGTAAGGAGGACCAAGACTTGCTCTTTGAATCAGCCTTCGTAGAGCTCTTCATATTACGGTTGGCTTATAG ATCAAACCCTGAGAAGGATGAGCTGATCTTCTGCAATGGGGTCGTTCTTCATCGCATGCAGTGTGTGCGGGGGTTTGGTGACTGGATCGATTCCATCATGGAGTTCTCCCAGAGTTTACATCGTATGAACCTTGACGTGGCTTCATTCTCCTGTCTCCAAACGCTGGTCATCATAACAG ACCGCCACGGACTCAAAGAACCCAAACGTGTGGAGGACTTCCAGAACTGTCTAATCCCATGTCTGAAAGAACATGTTGCCCCAGAGTGCCCCAGAAGTGCCCCAGAAGCAGCCCGGCCCAACTATCTGTCACGTCTACTGGGAAAACTGCCCGAGCTCAGAACACTGTGCACACAAGGCCTTCAGAGGATCTTCTACCTTAAACTAGAAGACCTTGTCCCACCTCCTCCCATTGTAGACAAGATCTTCATGGATACTTTGCCTTTCTGA
- the nr4a1 gene encoding nuclear receptor subfamily 4 group A member 1 isoform X1 produces MTCVQSQHGAQSYESTFFNSDFLNPDFTSRLAMDMSDQREQLSTPSLPSITSLVGGYGCEFDSYSCQIAAAAAASVQDAYKLDDIPVYSCYPGTFTLSYMDDTLHTSSGSNCFGSPTSAPSPSTPGYQPAAAAAWDGAFGPCSPDPGCWGSDKTPLHQAPSFFTFGPVTGNDMSPLGQLQHQMPDQDPFSPSPQQSFSPLSLDHSSKDSSTLLDSQVSPKTKSPTGNEGCCAVCGDNASCQHYGVRTCEGCKGFFKRTVQKNAKYVCLTNKDCPVDKRRRNRCQFCRFQKCLAVGMVKEVVRTDSLKGRRGRLPSKPKPVQETASVSSPMNIIASLVSAHVDSNPPIGKLDYSKYQETMVSLSEKEDANDIQQFYDLLTGSMSVIRKWAESIPAFTAFCKEDQDLLFESAFVELFILRLAYRSNPEKDELIFCNGVVLHRMQCVRGFGDWIDSIMEFSQSLHRMNLDVASFSCLQTLVIITDRHGLKEPKRVEDFQNCLIPCLKEHVAPECPRSAPEAARPNYLSRLLGKLPELRTLCTQGLQRIFYLKLEDLVPPPPIVDKIFMDTLPF; encoded by the exons ATGACCTGTGTTCAAAGTCAACATGGAGCCCAGTCCTATGAGAGCACCTTCTTCAACTCAGACTTTCTGAACCCTGACTTCACCTCCAGGTTGGCCATGGACATGAGTGATCAGAGAGAGCAGCTTTCCACTCCTTCCCTGCCGAGCATCACCTCACTGGTCGGAGGCTATGGATGCGAGTTCGATTCCTACTCCTGTCAGATCGCCGCTGCTGCCGCCGCTTCGGTACAAGACGCCTACAAGCTGGACGACATACCAGTCTACAGCTGCTACCCTGGAACTTTTACCCTGAGTTATATGGATGACACGTTGCACACCTCGAGTGGCTCAAACTGTTTCGGTAGTCCGACCTCAGCCCCTTCCCCATCAACTCCTGGTTACCAGCCTGCTGCTGCCGCCGCCTGGGATGGAGCTTTCGGACCTTGCTCTCCTGATCCAGGCTGCTGGGGCTCAGACAAGACTCCCCTCCACCAGGCACCTTCGTTCTTTACTTTTGGCCCCGTCACAGGGAACGACATGTCTCCTCTGGGGCAGCTGCAGCACCAGATGCCTGATCAAGACCCCTTCTCTCCGAGCCCACAACAGAGCTTCAGCCCCCTCAGCCTGGATCACAGCAGCAAGGATAGCTCCACACTGTTGGACAGTCAGGTGTCTCCCAAAACCAAAAGCCCAACAGGGAATGAAGGGTGTTGTGCGGTGTGCGGGGACAACGCATCCTGCCAGCACTACGGAGTCCGCACCTGTGAGGGTTGCAAGGGATTTTTTAAG cgCACAGTACAGAAAAATGCCAAGTACGTGTGTCTAACCAATAAAGACTGTCCAGTGGACAAACGGCGGCGAAACAGGTGTCAGTTCTGCCGCTTTCAGAAGTGCCTGGCCGTAGGCATGGTGAAAGaag TTGTGAGAACAGACAGCCTGAAGGGTAGAAGAGGTCGTCTGCCCTCTAAACCGAAACCAGTCCAAGAAACAGCATCCGTCTCATCTCCTATGAACATCATTGCCTCTCTTGTGTCAGCTCATGTGGATTCAAACCCACCTATCGGAAAACTAGACTATTCAAAG TATCAGGAAACCATGGTGAGCCTGTCTGAAAAGGAGGACGCTaatgacatccagcagtttTATGACCTGCTGACAGGGTCTATGAGTGTGATCAGAAAGTGGGCGGAGAGTATCCCAGCATTCACTGCCTTCTGTAAGGAGGACCAAGACTTGCTCTTTGAATCAGCCTTCGTAGAGCTCTTCATATTACGGTTGGCTTATAG ATCAAACCCTGAGAAGGATGAGCTGATCTTCTGCAATGGGGTCGTTCTTCATCGCATGCAGTGTGTGCGGGGGTTTGGTGACTGGATCGATTCCATCATGGAGTTCTCCCAGAGTTTACATCGTATGAACCTTGACGTGGCTTCATTCTCCTGTCTCCAAACGCTGGTCATCATAACAG ACCGCCACGGACTCAAAGAACCCAAACGTGTGGAGGACTTCCAGAACTGTCTAATCCCATGTCTGAAAGAACATGTTGCCCCAGAGTGCCCCAGAAGTGCCCCAGAAGCAGCCCGGCCCAACTATCTGTCACGTCTACTGGGAAAACTGCCCGAGCTCAGAACACTGTGCACACAAGGCCTTCAGAGGATCTTCTACCTTAAACTAGAAGACCTTGTCCCACCTCCTCCCATTGTAGACAAGATCTTCATGGATACTTTGCCTTTCTGA